Proteins encoded by one window of Haematobia irritans isolate KBUSLIRL chromosome 2, ASM5000362v1, whole genome shotgun sequence:
- the LOC142226595 gene encoding MICOS complex subunit Mic10-like, translating to MPQISKTEDEFGKKIDRCITDMGIKSASGLAIGAVLSLLIFKRKAWPIIMGTGFGAGVSYRTCEKDLNM from the coding sequence ATGCCACAAATAAGTAAAACCGAAGATGAGTTTGGAAAGAAGATTGATCGCTGCATTACTGATATGGGCATAAAAAGTGCCAGTGGATTGGCAATTGGAGCAGTACTTTCCCTTCTAATCTTCAAGAGGAAAGCATGGCCTATCATAATGGGAACTGGATTTGGAGCGGGTGTTTCATATCGTACTTGCgaaaaagatttaaatatgtaa
- the JMJD4 gene encoding jumonji domain containing 4 encodes MANDLEILELGNPYEIEVKAHLPQDIERFHCDDISYNDFYWQYMENNVPVVLCNVSKHWECRKWIKKTAHNNHDYIDNPPPTTSNDVTINYDYLKEKIGNCLIPIADCNRIYFNSHAKREMLFFDFLNYWQQKVEDGPIDASNMDISSSDLLYLKDWHLKAQRMDYDFYKVPKHFSSDWLNEHLVLTNSDDYRFVYMGPKNTWTPFHSDVFGSFSWSTNIVGIKKWLLLPPGEELKLADRLGNLPFSINESLLDEHNVRYYILMQKENESLFVPSSWYHQVWNTTDTISVNHNWFNACNLKRIWINLSQQMQRVVAEIEDCRQMDNFTEHCQTMLRANFGLNYLDFLQLLQTISERRLEIYNNNNTAADLSVNAETSEIPTTIPSSNLVFFEHYIPNNYHIQHDLERILEVVDLMLQDTVICDDRIVLYRRCIQLKESLESSLSSRSSQ; translated from the exons atggcCAATGATTTGGAGATATTAGAGCTCGGTAATCCATATGAAATTGAAGTGAAGGCACATCTACCACAGGATATAGAACGTTTCCATTGTGACGATATTAGTTACAATGATTTCTACTGGCAGTATATGGAAAATAATGTCCCAGTTGTACTTTGTAATGTTTCAAAACACTGGGAATGTCGTAAATGGATAAAGAAGACTGCACATAATAATCATGATTACATTGATAACCCACCACCGACAACATCTAATGATGTTACCATCAACTATGACTACCTCAAGGAAAAAATTGGGAATTGTCTAATACCCATCGCAGACTGtaatagaatttattttaatagccatgccaaaagggaaatgttatttttcgattttttaaattactGGCAACAAAAAGTAGAAGATGGACCAATTGATGCTAGTAATATGGATATATCATCCTCCGATTTATTATACCTCAAAGACTGGCATTTAAAAGCTCAGAGAATGGACTATGATTTTTACAAAGTTCCTAAACATTTTTCATCGGATTGGCTAAATGAACACTTGGTGTTGACCAATAGTGACGACTATCGTTTTGTGTATATGGGACCGAAAAATACATG GACACCATTTCACTCGGATGTTTTTGGTTCATTTAGCTGGTCCACTAAtattgtgggtataaaaaagtggctACTTTTACCACCTGGTGAGGAACTTAAACTCGCTGATCGCTTAGGAAATTTACCATTTAGCATAAACGAAAGCCTTTTGGATGAACACAATGTTCGATATTATATCTTGATGCAGAAAGAAAATGAATCGCTATTTGTTCCATCGTCGTGGTATCATCAAGTTTGGAACACCACCGATACCATAAGTGTTAATCATAATTGGTTTAATGCTTGTAATTTAAAGAGAATATGGATTAATCTATCACAACAAATGCAACGTGTTGTGGCCGAGATAGAGGACTGTCGACAAATGGACAATTTTACCGAACATTGTCAAACTATGCTACGTGCGAACTTTGGTTTGAACTACCTCgattttttacaattattacaAACCATAAGCGAGAGACGTTTGGAaatatacaacaacaacaacactgcCGCAGATTTAAGTGTCAACGCTGAAACGTCTGAAATACCAACGACCATCCCGTCTTCCAATCTAGTATTTTTCGAACATTATATACCAAATAATTATCATATACAACATGATTTGGAACGTATCCTAGAAGTGGTCGATTTAATGCTTCAGGACACGGTTATATGTGATGACCGTATAGTTTTATATCGTAGATGTATACAATTAAAAGAGTCTTTGGAGTCATCACTATCGTCAAGATCATCGCAGTAA
- the Amacr gene encoding alpha-methylacyl-CoA racemase, whose protein sequence is MPLKGIKVLEFAGLAPAPFCGKILADFGAKVTVIDRAPENPLNIFNRGKRVLAVNLKKSKGQELVRKLAKIHDVVLEPFRPGIMEKMNLGPEVLCKDNPRLIYARLTGFGQQGRLAPRAGHDINYIAISGVLSMLGRKNEKPLPPINLLADFAGGGLTCALGICLALLERHHSGRGQVIDSAMVDGATYVASWLFMGRNVATLWQGERGTNVLDGGYYFYDTYETKDGKYMSVGAIEPQFFDEFKKTLGLPQLPQFPSDDAEKEAGKTLITNSFLQKTQAEWSTIFEDRDACIYPILEWADVMKHDHNKSRKAFELLDDDNGSVLAPQPAPRLSRTPGLLSKGPSNSPEAFEEVVDMIREVNVDSNEFKQLIDEQIVILPSQAKL, encoded by the exons ATGCCATTGAAAGGTATAAAAGTATTGGAATTCGCTGGACTCGCACCAGCCCCATTCTGTGGTAAAATATTAGCGGACTTTGGAGCAAAGGTCACAGTTATAGATCGT gcaccggaaaaCCCCCTAAACATTTTTAATCGTGGCAAACGGGTATTGGCAGTTAATCTGAAAAAATCCAAGGGTCAAGAATTAGTTCGAAAACTGGCCAAAATACACGATGTAGTTCTAGAACCATTTAGGCCAGGCATTatggaaaaaatgaatttagGCCCTGAGGTATTGTGCAAAGATAATCCACGATTGATTTATGCTCGATTAACCGGATTCGGACAACAGGGCAGGCTAGCTCCCAGAGCCGGACATGATATAAATTACATTGCAATATCAGGTGTTCTATCAATGCTGGGTCGAAAAAATGAGAAGCCTCTACCACCCATTAATTTACTAGCCGATTTTGCTGGAG GTGGTCTCACATGTGCTTTGGGTATTTGTTTGGCTCTTTTGGAGCGCCATCATTCAGGACGTGGTCAAGTTATTGACTCTGCTATGGTCGATGGAGCTACATATGTTGCAAGTTGGCTATTCATGGGCCGGAATGTAGCTACATTATGGCAAGGAGAACGTGGTACCAATGTACTCGATGGTGGTTACTATTTTTATGATACTTACGAAACCAAAGATGGGAAATATATGTCAGTAGGTGCCATTGAGCCACAATTTTTTGATGAATTCAAAAAGACCCTAGGTTTACCACAACTACCACAATTTCCCTCGGATGATGCCGAAAAGGAAGCTGGCAAGACCCTCATCACAAATTCATTCCTTCAAAAAACCCAAGCCGAATGGTCAACAATATTTGAGGATAGAGATGCTTGCATCTATCCCATTTTAGAGTGGGCAGATGTAATGAAGCATGACCACAATAAAAGTCGAAAGGCTTTTGAGCTGCTTGATGATGACAACGGCAGTGTATTAGCACCTCAACCAGCCCCACGTTTAAGTCGGACACCAGGATTACTATCCAAAGGTCCCAGTAACTCCCCAGAAGCGTTTGAAGAAGTCGTAGACATGATTAGAGAGGTAAATGTGGACAGCAACGAATTTAAACAATTAATCGATGAACAAATCGTAATTTTACCATCCCAAgcgaaattataa